The genomic window TCCTCAATCGTTCTCAGGTCCTTTCCCCATTCGACTTCCACTCCGGCTTCCTGGAGCTTCTCGAGCGCCTCGGAATACTTCAGTTTCAGGAACGGGGTCGTGATCTTCTTCAGCTCCTCGGGGTCCCGCCCAAGCGCCATGAGCTCGTCTGGCATCTCCTCGACGACCGTCTTGCAGATGTTGGAGATCAGGTTCTCGCCTATCTCTATGGCTTCGTCCATTCCCATCCAGGCCATTTCCGCCTCGGCGTGCCAGTACTCGGTGAGATGTCTCGTCGTCCTCGATTTCTCCGCCCTGAACGACGGGGCGACTGTGTATATCTTCTCGAGACCGAACATGGTTGCCTCTGCATAGAGCTGCCAGCTCTGTGTCAGGTACACCTTCCTTCCGAAGTAGTCGACCTGGAACTGGGAGGATCCGCCCTCACAGGCGGAAGGAGTGAAAGAGGGCGACTGTGTCTCGTGGAATCCCTGGCTCCTGAGATAGTCATGGATGGCCCCAAAAACGGACGAGCGGACCTTGAGCACGTTCGTCATCTTCTGCGACCTCACCCAGAGATGCCTGACGTCGAGAAGGAACTCCTCGCTCTTGTCCTTAGATATCGGGAACTTCTCCGAGAAGCTGACAACGCGGAAATCCTTGGCTCTTATCTCGTACCCGCCAGGGGCTCTTTCGTCCTCTACGACCTCGCCCTCCACTTCAATGGAGGACTCGACGAGTGCCTGCTTGGCTCCGGCGAACGCTTTCTCGGGAACGTTCCGCTTGTCCACGGTGACCTGGACCAGCCCGCTCGAGTCCCTTATGACGGCGAAGACAAGGCCTCCGCTGCTCCTCGTGCGGTGAATCCAGCCACGGATTCCGACGGCTTCGCCAGTGTGCTTCCCCCGCAGTATCTCCCGTATGGGAACCATGATTGGCGGCGATATCCCCTTTCTGCTAAATTAACTTCTGGTCTCGCCAAGATTGATATAAACAATCGGCTTTGAAGATGGCAGTGATAAGAAGGGCCACGCTCTCCGATCTCGAGGTCTTGTGCACACTCGAGAAACGCTGTTTCGAGAAGAAGAGGTTCTCAGAGGACCATATGACGTGGCTCCTAGAGAACCCCGACGCCACATCGTATGTCTACTACAACGAGGATGGGATTGTGGCATCAATAATACTCATGAGGCTGGGAAGGATCGGAAAGGTGGTCTCCCTCGGAGTAGCCCCGGGGCACAGGAGGAGAGGCATCGCGACGCAACTGATGGCCCTCGGAGAGAGGGAGATGAAGACTCACGGGGCGGCCTCGATGCGCCTCGAGGTGGGCATCACGAACGATGCTGCTATCATGCTGTACGAATCCCTGGGATACGAGATTGTGAGAGAGATGCCCAGGTACTACTCATGGGGAGAGGACGCCCTCGCCATGAAGAAACCGATGTAGAAAGGCTTAAATCCAGTCCCGGAAATCCCAAGAACCCATGCTCTCACTTCCGAAGAAGTTCTTCGTCACTTCGGGAAAGGCTTCCAGCAAGGTCACGGACCTGAACGCCTTCGATAGAGCCTTGCTGAGCGCCAGGATCGGAGAGCAGAATCTCGTGTCCGTTTCATCGGTTCTTCCCGCCGGCATAAAACAGGTGGAGCCTCACGATCTTCCGGTCGGCGCGATAACGCACTGCGTGCTTGCACAGATGAGAGGCGAGGAAGGAGAGATGATTTCCGCGGGCATCGCCTACGCCTTCAGGAAGGATGACCTTGGCGGGTATGTCTCCGAGGGGCACATCCACGGCACGAAGAAGGCCCTCAGGGAGATACTGGAGTGGAAAATGGAGGAGATGGCGAGGCTGAGGCAGCTCGAGCTGAAGACCGTCAGGTACAAGATAGAGGAGCTGTCGATCCCGATGGACCGCTATGGCGCATGCATCGCGGCCCTCATCTACTTGGACTAATGTACGGTGTCGTTGTTTGTTCACGTTGCAAGAAGGCGAGAGCGGTCAACCTGAGCCAGAAGACGTCGACCTGCGAGTGCGGGTCGAGAATCCCTATCCAACGGTCCAAGGCATACTTCGAGAGCGATTCCCAAAGGGAGGTTGCGGAGGCCGTGAGGCAGATGAATGCCCGCCTCTCCGGTGCCCCCCAGGGAATTGAGGGTGATGTGAGAGCCCCTGAGAGAAAGGAGGACCTGGAATCGGCATT from Candidatus Thermoplasmatota archaeon includes these protein-coding regions:
- a CDS encoding DUF1922 domain-containing protein, producing MYGVVVCSRCKKARAVNLSQKTSTCECGSRIPIQRSKAYFESDSQREVAEAVRQMNARLSGAPQGIEGDVRAPERKEDLESALSSFFGDEVITRRRLRAFLTRFGVGDSDEVIDRLLSTGAMFEPEKDHFRLV
- the asnS gene encoding asparagine--tRNA ligase, yielding MVPIREILRGKHTGEAVGIRGWIHRTRSSGGLVFAVIRDSSGLVQVTVDKRNVPEKAFAGAKQALVESSIEVEGEVVEDERAPGGYEIRAKDFRVVSFSEKFPISKDKSEEFLLDVRHLWVRSQKMTNVLKVRSSVFGAIHDYLRSQGFHETQSPSFTPSACEGGSSQFQVDYFGRKVYLTQSWQLYAEATMFGLEKIYTVAPSFRAEKSRTTRHLTEYWHAEAEMAWMGMDEAIEIGENLISNICKTVVEEMPDELMALGRDPEELKKITTPFLKLKYSEALEKLQEAGVEVEWGKDLRTIEERELMAFFDKPAVVTHYPRQVMAFYKRVDPEDPKVTLAFDFLAPEIGDEIIGGSERENDIEKMRENLLQEGEDPSSYEWYFDTRRYGAIPHSGFGMGIDRIVQWICKLNHIRDAIPFPRTLTRTYP
- a CDS encoding pyruvoyl-dependent arginine decarboxylase; amino-acid sequence: MLSLPKKFFVTSGKASSKVTDLNAFDRALLSARIGEQNLVSVSSVLPAGIKQVEPHDLPVGAITHCVLAQMRGEEGEMISAGIAYAFRKDDLGGYVSEGHIHGTKKALREILEWKMEEMARLRQLELKTVRYKIEELSIPMDRYGACIAALIYLD
- a CDS encoding GNAT family N-acetyltransferase; translation: MAVIRRATLSDLEVLCTLEKRCFEKKRFSEDHMTWLLENPDATSYVYYNEDGIVASIILMRLGRIGKVVSLGVAPGHRRRGIATQLMALGEREMKTHGAASMRLEVGITNDAAIMLYESLGYEIVREMPRYYSWGEDALAMKKPM